One window of the Hemiscyllium ocellatum isolate sHemOce1 chromosome 11, sHemOce1.pat.X.cur, whole genome shotgun sequence genome contains the following:
- the LOC132820130 gene encoding cytokine receptor common subunit gamma-like isoform X4, whose product MTMAGNCFLRVSTWLKQIYLPWLILLYNREVHAQLNDVSCIVHNEEFMECRWNHTDGEANYTLFYWYTSTSPEECRNYIQENGYNVGCYFSKDKIIEFENFYLYRNGSSDSGSLTKTFQLQNQVKLYPPTNVTLNMTENNELLLSWETPAKLLECRMYEIRHRSNKDKVWQVQVITAQTKYVLSSVDPTKFYTFQVRSKINQYCASTELWSEWSSAVHWGKDPIQSGIQ is encoded by the exons ATGACAATGGCTGGAAACTGCTTCTTGAGAGTATCAACATGGCTGAAGCAGATTTATCTGCCCTGGCTGATTCTTTTATACAATCGGGAAGTACATGCACAGTTAAATG ATGTGAGTTGCATTGTCCACAATGAGGAATTTATGGAGTGCAGATGGAACCACACTGATGGGGAAGCAAACTATACCCTGTTTTACTG GTATACCTCAACGTCACCGGAGGAATGTAGGAACTATATCCAAGAAAATGGCTATAATGTTGGTTGTTATTTCTCAAAAGACAAAATTATCGAATTTGAAAACTTTTATCTATATAGAAATGGATCCAGTGACTCAGGAAGCCTGACTAAAACATTCCAGCTACAGAACCAAG TGAAACTCTACCCTCCTACAAACGTGACGCTGAATATGACAGAAAACAATGAGCTCCTTTTGAGCTGGGAAACACCAGCCAAGTTACTGGAGTGTCGAATGTATGAAATCAGGCACCGCAGTAATAAGGATAAAGTCTGGCAG GTACAAGTCATCACTGCGCAAACAAAATATGTTTTGTCAAGTGTAGATCCAACGAAATTCTACACCTTTCAAGTTCGAAGTAAGATTAACCAGTATTGTGCAAGTACTGAGCTGTGGAGTGAGTGGAGCTCAGCTGTTCACTGGGGAAAGGATCCCATCCAGTCAG
- the LOC132820130 gene encoding cytokine receptor common subunit gamma-like isoform X3, whose product MTMAGNCFLRVSTWLKQIYLPWLILLYNREVHAQLNDVSCIVHNEEFMECRWNHTDGEANYTLFYWYTSTSPEECRNYIQENGYNVGCYFSKDKIIEFENFYLYRNGSSDSGSLTKTFQLQNQVKLYPPTNVTLNMTENNELLLSWETPAKLLECRMYEIRHRSNKDKVWQVQVITAQTKYVLSSVDPTKFYTFQVRSKINQYCASTELWSEWSSAVHWGKDPIQSEYTIPLIINGNS is encoded by the exons ATGACAATGGCTGGAAACTGCTTCTTGAGAGTATCAACATGGCTGAAGCAGATTTATCTGCCCTGGCTGATTCTTTTATACAATCGGGAAGTACATGCACAGTTAAATG ATGTGAGTTGCATTGTCCACAATGAGGAATTTATGGAGTGCAGATGGAACCACACTGATGGGGAAGCAAACTATACCCTGTTTTACTG GTATACCTCAACGTCACCGGAGGAATGTAGGAACTATATCCAAGAAAATGGCTATAATGTTGGTTGTTATTTCTCAAAAGACAAAATTATCGAATTTGAAAACTTTTATCTATATAGAAATGGATCCAGTGACTCAGGAAGCCTGACTAAAACATTCCAGCTACAGAACCAAG TGAAACTCTACCCTCCTACAAACGTGACGCTGAATATGACAGAAAACAATGAGCTCCTTTTGAGCTGGGAAACACCAGCCAAGTTACTGGAGTGTCGAATGTATGAAATCAGGCACCGCAGTAATAAGGATAAAGTCTGGCAG GTACAAGTCATCACTGCGCAAACAAAATATGTTTTGTCAAGTGTAGATCCAACGAAATTCTACACCTTTCAAGTTCGAAGTAAGATTAACCAGTATTGTGCAAGTACTGAGCTGTGGAGTGAGTGGAGCTCAGCTGTTCACTGGGGAAAGGATCCCATCCAGTCAG